In one Dermochelys coriacea isolate rDerCor1 chromosome 20, rDerCor1.pri.v4, whole genome shotgun sequence genomic region, the following are encoded:
- the LOC119846054 gene encoding ferritin light chain-like, protein MDFALKLEKTINKALLDLRNVPMSHADPHMCDFLETHYLDEKVKFLKKLGNHVTNLRCTGAAKGGLGEYFFDQLTLHDSS, encoded by the coding sequence ATGGACTTCgccctgaagctggagaaaacCATCAACAAGGCGCTGTTGGACCTGCGCAATGTGCCCATGAGCCACGCAGACCCACACATGTGCGATTTCCTGGAGACCCACTACCTGGACGAGAAGGTGAAGTTCCTCAAGAAGCTGGGCAACCATGTGACCAACTTGCGGTGCACCGGGGCAGCCAAGGGGGGTCTGGGCGAGTATTTCTTCGACCAGCTCACCCTGCACGACAGTAGCTGA